A segment of the Streptomyces sp. XD-27 genome:
TCTTCGCCCTGCTCGACCGCGGCTGGGCCGCCGTACACCCCGGCCACTGACGCCGCCCACCCCGGCCCCTGACACGCCGACAGCCAGGCGGAGTGTGTGGGTGGCGGCGCTGATGTGCCGCCACCCACAGCCGACCGGGTCCCGGCCGGACCACCCCCCGTGATCCGGCGGGCATCGGCATTCCCCCGCCCCGCACGGCCGCGCCGTCTCTCGTCACCGCGGCAGCCGGGGCCCGCCCCCTGGCAGGGCAAGCGTCGCCGACGAACCGCTGCTCCCTACCGCCCCTTGATGCGGCGCATACGGGAATCCCGGGTTCCTTGACGATGTTCTGACGGGTCCGGCGGCGCGGCCGGGTCAGGCCGTGGGCGGCGAGTCCTGCGGCGTGCCGGCCCGCCACTCCCGTTCGATGCCTCGCATCAGCGGCGGGTACACGATCAGGTGCCGGAACGGCCCGATCGCGGCCATGTACGCCTTCCCGAATACGCCGTTCGGCTTCACCAGAACGGCCATCTGGCCCCGGTACCCGCCGGCGCCGTCCGGGACCCAGCTGAGGTGCATCACCCCGTGACAGGTCCGGTTGCCCATTTCCGACGCCCACTCGTTGTCCGTCAGGTAGACCGAGGTGAAGGGGAGTCGGTCGAACTCCGGTCCTGACGGGCCGTCGCGCAGATCGGCCGGCAGCCGGTCGCGCAGCGTCGGCACCCGGGAGCCGACGCCGGAGTCCGGGTTGTCCCAGCCGAGCAGCTTTCCGAGCTTCCAGCGGATCGCGAAGAGCGTGCGGGCGACCCAGGACGGGTTGTTCGCCGTGTCGCCCCCGGTGGTCTGCCGTATCAGTCGCGGGAAGTCGTCGGGGCCTCCCGGCGTGGGCAGCGCCCACACGTCATAGAGGCGGAAGTCGGGCGTGATCTCGTGGATCCGCCACGGCCGGGAGGTGTGCGCGGTGTTCGGGAGCTTCATTCGTCGACCTCCATGTGTTCACTTTCAGTGATGTGTCACGGCGACGGAG
Coding sequences within it:
- a CDS encoding DUF2867 domain-containing protein; translated protein: MKLPNTAHTSRPWRIHEITPDFRLYDVWALPTPGGPDDFPRLIRQTTGGDTANNPSWVARTLFAIRWKLGKLLGWDNPDSGVGSRVPTLRDRLPADLRDGPSGPEFDRLPFTSVYLTDNEWASEMGNRTCHGVMHLSWVPDGAGGYRGQMAVLVKPNGVFGKAYMAAIGPFRHLIVYPPLMRGIEREWRAGTPQDSPPTA